From a single Kitasatospora sp. NBC_00458 genomic region:
- a CDS encoding aminopeptidase P family protein: MTLRQTGLNTGSHDLPVSPALNAFMGTSWAPTPLPAENRVPAHAALPGRHARLSAAFPGERLIVPAGRLKVRSNDCDYRFRPHSAYAWLTGLTGEDQVGHVIVLEPTGPEGHEPVLYLRPRSVRGGDPVRGAEFFRDRRYGEFWVGRRPDLDEAARLTGVRAEHLDDLDKLLAGPQPATRVLAGVDSELDTAAGRPGAAARIDSDAALAAVLSELRLVKDTWEVEQLQLSVDHTVLGFEDVVRALPAAFRHHRGERWIEGVFNLRARAEGNGTGYETIAASGAHACVLHWIRNDGALDPNALLLLDAGVETDTLYTADITRTLPLNGTFTAVQRQAYELVLAAQQAGIDTLRPGARFRDFHTAAARVIAEGLADWGILPVSAEEALADDSGLYRRYTLCGTGHMLGLDVHDCAKARAETYLDGVLEEGHVLTVEPGLYLQPDDETLPAELRGIGIRIEDDLVITSDGARLMSGALPRTVDGIESWMAGLLA, encoded by the coding sequence GTGACCCTCCGTCAGACCGGCCTCAACACCGGCAGCCACGACCTCCCCGTCTCCCCCGCCCTCAACGCCTTCATGGGCACCTCCTGGGCCCCGACCCCGCTCCCCGCCGAGAACCGGGTCCCCGCCCACGCCGCCCTGCCCGGCCGCCACGCCCGGCTCTCCGCCGCCTTCCCCGGCGAGCGCCTGATCGTCCCCGCCGGCCGGCTGAAGGTCCGCAGCAACGACTGCGACTACCGCTTCCGCCCGCACAGCGCCTACGCCTGGCTCACCGGCCTCACCGGCGAGGACCAGGTCGGCCACGTCATCGTCCTGGAGCCCACCGGCCCCGAGGGCCACGAGCCCGTCCTCTACCTGCGCCCCCGCTCCGTCCGCGGCGGCGACCCGGTCCGCGGCGCCGAGTTCTTCCGGGACCGCCGCTACGGCGAGTTCTGGGTCGGCCGGCGCCCCGACCTCGACGAGGCCGCCCGGCTCACCGGCGTGCGCGCCGAGCACCTCGACGACCTCGACAAGCTGCTCGCCGGCCCCCAGCCCGCCACCCGCGTCCTCGCCGGCGTCGACTCCGAGCTCGACACCGCCGCCGGCCGCCCCGGCGCCGCCGCGCGGATCGACTCCGACGCCGCCCTGGCCGCCGTCCTCTCCGAGCTGCGCCTGGTCAAGGACACCTGGGAGGTGGAGCAGCTCCAGCTCTCCGTCGACCACACCGTGCTCGGCTTCGAGGACGTCGTCCGCGCACTGCCCGCCGCGTTCCGCCACCACCGCGGCGAGCGCTGGATCGAGGGCGTCTTCAACCTGCGCGCCCGCGCCGAGGGCAACGGCACCGGCTACGAGACCATCGCCGCCTCCGGCGCGCACGCCTGCGTGCTGCACTGGATCCGCAACGACGGCGCCCTCGACCCGAACGCGCTGCTGCTGCTGGACGCCGGTGTGGAGACCGACACCCTCTACACCGCCGACATCACCCGCACCCTCCCGCTGAACGGCACCTTCACCGCGGTCCAGCGCCAGGCCTACGAGCTGGTCCTGGCCGCCCAGCAGGCCGGCATCGACACCCTGCGCCCGGGCGCCCGCTTCCGCGACTTCCACACCGCCGCCGCGCGCGTCATCGCCGAGGGCCTCGCCGACTGGGGCATCCTGCCGGTCTCCGCCGAGGAGGCCCTGGCCGACGACAGCGGCCTCTACCGCCGCTACACCCTCTGCGGCACCGGCCACATGCTCGGCCTCGACGTCCACGACTGCGCCAAGGCCCGCGCCGAGACCTACCTCGACGGCGTCCTGGAGGAGGGCCACGTCCTCACCGTCGAGCCCGGCCTCTACCTCCAGCCCGACGACGAGACCCTCCCGGCGGAGCTGCGCGGGATCGGCATCCGGATCGAGGACGACCTCGTCATCACCTCCGACGGGGCCCGCCTGATGTCCGGCGCCCTGCCGCGCACCGTCGACGGCATCGAGTCCTGGATGGCCGGCCTGCTCGCCTGA
- a CDS encoding helix-turn-helix domain-containing protein: MERFPALASPEAVADRARIRRETLARIRGYELAELRRKAGLTQKEVAGVLGVSQARVSQIEHGQVDSLDNLRAYAAAIGGEVEVTVRQGDRTIKVA, from the coding sequence ATGGAGCGGTTTCCCGCGCTGGCTTCGCCGGAGGCGGTGGCGGACCGGGCGCGGATCCGGCGGGAGACGCTGGCGCGGATCCGCGGGTACGAGCTGGCCGAGCTGCGGCGGAAGGCGGGGCTGACGCAGAAGGAGGTGGCCGGGGTGCTGGGGGTGAGCCAGGCGCGGGTCTCGCAGATCGAGCACGGGCAGGTGGACAGCCTGGACAACCTGCGGGCGTACGCCGCCGCGATCGGGGGCGAGGTGGAGGTCACCGTGCGGCAGGGGGACCGGACGATCAAGGTCGCCTGA
- a CDS encoding type II toxin-antitoxin system RelE/ParE family toxin, producing MWEITLLAPVEEWYLRICEDDPKTAGNILEALDLLAEEGPTLGRPAVDRIHRSRLHNLKELRPGSAGASEVRMLFVFDKQREAIILVAGDKSGRWSEWYEKAIPLAEERYATYVGERREGEWA from the coding sequence ATGTGGGAGATCACACTGCTGGCCCCGGTGGAGGAGTGGTACTTGCGGATCTGCGAGGACGACCCGAAGACTGCGGGCAACATCCTGGAAGCGCTCGATCTGCTCGCCGAGGAAGGTCCGACCCTGGGGCGTCCTGCGGTGGACCGGATCCACCGGAGCCGTCTGCACAACCTCAAGGAACTGAGGCCGGGCTCGGCCGGCGCAAGCGAGGTACGGATGCTGTTCGTCTTCGACAAGCAGCGGGAGGCGATCATCCTCGTGGCAGGGGACAAGTCAGGTCGTTGGTCGGAATGGTACGAGAAAGCCATTCCCCTGGCGGAGGAGCGGTACGCAACGTACGTCGGGGAACGGCGAGAGGGCGAGTGGGCATGA
- a CDS encoding MerR family transcriptional regulator, with the protein MTGAGTEMLTPAEAVERSGFSLDTLRYYERIGLLDAVQRDRTGRRLFSEHDLAWLGMLRCLRDTGMPIAGMLRFTELARAGDATVAERLAVLEEHDARVEAQIAHLRRQQGHIRRKIGHYRSVLTDQPREPAATAP; encoded by the coding sequence ATGACTGGAGCCGGTACGGAGATGCTGACGCCCGCCGAGGCGGTGGAGCGGTCGGGGTTCAGCCTCGACACCTTGCGGTACTACGAGCGGATCGGCCTGCTGGACGCCGTGCAGCGGGACCGCACCGGGCGGCGCCTGTTCAGCGAGCACGACCTCGCCTGGCTCGGCATGCTGCGGTGCCTGCGGGACACCGGCATGCCGATCGCGGGCATGCTGCGGTTCACCGAACTCGCACGCGCCGGGGACGCCACGGTCGCCGAGCGGCTGGCCGTGCTGGAGGAGCACGACGCCCGGGTCGAGGCGCAGATCGCCCACCTGCGGCGGCAGCAGGGCCACATCCGCCGCAAGATCGGCCACTACCGCTCCGTGCTCACCGACCAGCCCCGCGAGCCTGCCGCCACAGCTCCTTGA
- a CDS encoding nitronate monooxygenase yields the protein MAVRPDELDRLAVPVIAAPMAGGASTPELVAAVNGAGGLGFLAAGYKSAAAVAEQVRLVRETTDRPFGVNLFVPAGPGDPAAVAAYRDRLRPEAQRHGVSLPEEVAPDRDDWDAKVAALLADPVPVVSYTFGLPSAEEARALRAAGTFQVGTVTTPEEARRAEAVGMDALCVQGPEAGGHRATHRAADLPGDRPLLDLLAAVRAVTGLPLIAAGGLADGPAVAGALRAGAVAVQLGTALLRADESGASAAHRAALTEFDETAVTRAFTGRPARGLRNAFIDRYGPYAPAAYPEVHHLTAPLRAAAARRGDTGAMHLWAGTGHRAALVGPAAELVKELWRQARGAGR from the coding sequence ATGGCCGTCCGACCCGACGAACTCGACCGACTCGCCGTGCCCGTGATCGCCGCCCCGATGGCGGGCGGGGCGTCCACGCCGGAGCTGGTCGCCGCGGTGAACGGGGCGGGCGGACTCGGCTTCCTGGCCGCCGGCTACAAGAGCGCCGCCGCCGTGGCCGAACAGGTCCGCCTGGTCCGGGAGACCACGGACCGCCCCTTCGGCGTCAACCTCTTCGTGCCCGCCGGGCCGGGCGACCCGGCGGCCGTCGCCGCCTACCGGGACCGGCTCCGGCCGGAGGCGCAGCGGCACGGCGTCTCGCTGCCGGAGGAGGTCGCACCCGACCGGGACGACTGGGACGCCAAGGTCGCCGCACTGCTCGCCGACCCCGTCCCGGTGGTGTCCTACACCTTCGGGCTGCCCTCCGCCGAGGAGGCGCGGGCGCTGCGGGCGGCGGGCACGTTCCAGGTCGGCACCGTGACCACCCCCGAGGAGGCGCGGCGGGCCGAGGCCGTCGGGATGGACGCGCTCTGCGTGCAGGGGCCGGAGGCCGGCGGGCACCGGGCCACCCACCGGGCGGCGGACCTGCCGGGGGACCGGCCGCTGCTCGACCTGCTCGCCGCCGTACGGGCGGTGACCGGACTGCCGCTGATCGCCGCCGGCGGGCTGGCGGACGGCCCCGCGGTCGCGGGCGCACTGCGGGCCGGGGCGGTCGCCGTCCAGCTCGGGACGGCGCTGCTGCGCGCGGACGAGTCCGGGGCGTCGGCGGCGCACCGGGCGGCGCTCACGGAGTTCGACGAGACGGCGGTGACCAGGGCGTTCACCGGCCGCCCGGCGCGCGGCCTGCGCAACGCGTTCATCGACCGGTACGGGCCGTACGCCCCGGCCGCCTACCCGGAGGTGCACCACCTGACGGCGCCGCTGCGCGCGGCGGCGGCCCGGCGGGGGGACACCGGGGCGATGCACCTGTGGGCCGGGACGGGCCACCGGGCGGCGCTCGTCGGTCCGGCGGCGGAGCTCGTCAAGGAGCTGTGGCGGCAGGCTCGCGGGGCTGGTCGGTGA
- a CDS encoding response regulator transcription factor, with the protein MTDGVIRLLLADDHPVVRAGLRAVLESEPDFAIVAEAATAERAVELAADPGVDVVLMDLQFGPGAAMNGAQATAAITARGEGAPRVLVVTTYDSDADTLPALEAGATGYLLKDAPPEELARAVRAAAAGRTALAATVADRLLERMRTPAAALSARETEVLGLVADGLTNQQISRELHLSQATVKSHLVHVYTKLGVESRTAAVREARARGLIRRGAGG; encoded by the coding sequence ATGACCGACGGCGTGATCCGCCTGCTGCTCGCCGACGACCACCCCGTGGTCCGGGCCGGGCTGCGGGCCGTCCTGGAGAGCGAACCGGACTTCGCGATCGTCGCGGAGGCCGCGACCGCCGAGCGGGCCGTCGAACTGGCGGCGGACCCGGGCGTCGACGTGGTCCTGATGGACCTCCAGTTCGGGCCGGGGGCGGCGATGAACGGCGCCCAGGCCACCGCCGCGATCACCGCCCGGGGCGAGGGGGCGCCGCGGGTGCTGGTCGTCACCACGTACGACAGCGACGCCGACACCCTGCCGGCACTGGAGGCCGGTGCCACCGGGTACCTGCTGAAGGACGCGCCGCCGGAGGAGCTGGCCAGGGCGGTCCGCGCCGCCGCGGCCGGGCGGACGGCGCTGGCGGCCACCGTGGCGGACCGGCTGCTGGAGCGGATGCGGACGCCCGCGGCCGCGCTCAGCGCCCGCGAGACCGAGGTGCTGGGGCTGGTCGCCGACGGGCTGACCAACCAGCAGATCAGCCGCGAGCTGCACCTGAGCCAGGCCACCGTGAAGTCGCACCTGGTGCACGTCTACACCAAGTTGGGGGTGGAGTCGCGCACGGCGGCGGTCCGGGAGGCGCGGGCCAGGGGGCTGATCCGGCGCGGGGCGGGGGGCTGA